One window of the Nicotiana tabacum cultivar K326 chromosome 4, ASM71507v2, whole genome shotgun sequence genome contains the following:
- the LOC107825932 gene encoding single-stranded DNA-binding protein WHY2, mitochondrial isoform X1 gives MAILKLAGFLRPSRNQLLHKRLPGEGVRDSIWQHAINTLAGFSTVRQNIVADAGKLTGRVFAPYSVFKGKAALSAEPRLPTFSKLDSGGVKLNRRGVIMLTFWPSVGERKYDWEKRQLFALSATEVGSLISIGTRDSCEFFHDPSMLSSNAGQVRKSLSFKPNADGSGYFVSLSVVNNNLKTNDRFTVPVTTAEFAVMRTAFSFALPHIMGWDRFTNQPSESISQSPSKVVPQLMETEWDR, from the exons ATGGCGATATTGAAACTCGCTGGATTCCTACGCCCCAG TAGGAATCAGTTGTTGCATAAGAGATTGCCTGGAGAGGGTGTCAGAGATTCCATATGGCAGCATGCCATCAACACTCTTGCAGGTTTTTCTACTGTTAGACAGAATATTGTGGCTGATG CAGGAAAATTGACAGGTCGAGTGTTTGCTCCCTACTCAGTATTTAAAGGCAAGGCGGCACTTTCTGCTGAACCTAGACTGCCCACATTTAGCAAACTGGAT tCTGGAGGTGTTAAACTCAATCGCCGTGGTGTCATTATGTTGACATTCTGGCCATCTGTTGGTGAGCGCAAATATGACTGGGAAAAGAGGCAG TTGTTTGCTTTATCAGCAACAGAGGTTGGATCATTGATAAGTATCGGGACCAgagattcttgtgaattcttcCATGATCCTTCAATGCTATCAAG CAATGCCGGTCAAGTAAGAAAGAGCTTGTCATTTAAGCCTAATGCTGATGGCAGTGGTTATTTCGTTTCATTGA GTGTGGTCAACAATAATCTCAAAACCAATGATCGGTTTACTGTTCCTGTTACTACTGCTGAGTTTGCTGTTATGCGGACAGCTTTCAGT TTTGCGCTGCCTCATATCATGGGATGGGATCGCTTCACTAATCAGCCTTCAGAAAGCATCTCTCAAAGCCCCTCAAAAGTGGTTCCACAACTTATGGAGACGGAGTGGGATAGATGA
- the LOC107825932 gene encoding single-stranded DNA-binding protein WHY2, mitochondrial isoform X4 produces the protein MAILKLAGFLRPRNQLLHKRLPGEGVRDSIWQHAINTLAGFSTVRQNIVADGKLTGRVFAPYSVFKGKAALSAEPRLPTFSKLDSGGVKLNRRGVIMLTFWPSVGERKYDWEKRQLFALSATEVGSLISIGTRDSCEFFHDPSMLSSNAGQVRKSLSFKPNADGSGYFVSLSVVNNNLKTNDRFTVPVTTAEFAVMRTAFSFALPHIMGWDRFTNQPSESISQSPSKVVPQLMETEWDR, from the exons ATGGCGATATTGAAACTCGCTGGATTCCTACGCCCCAG GAATCAGTTGTTGCATAAGAGATTGCCTGGAGAGGGTGTCAGAGATTCCATATGGCAGCATGCCATCAACACTCTTGCAGGTTTTTCTACTGTTAGACAGAATATTGTGGCTGATG GAAAATTGACAGGTCGAGTGTTTGCTCCCTACTCAGTATTTAAAGGCAAGGCGGCACTTTCTGCTGAACCTAGACTGCCCACATTTAGCAAACTGGAT tCTGGAGGTGTTAAACTCAATCGCCGTGGTGTCATTATGTTGACATTCTGGCCATCTGTTGGTGAGCGCAAATATGACTGGGAAAAGAGGCAG TTGTTTGCTTTATCAGCAACAGAGGTTGGATCATTGATAAGTATCGGGACCAgagattcttgtgaattcttcCATGATCCTTCAATGCTATCAAG CAATGCCGGTCAAGTAAGAAAGAGCTTGTCATTTAAGCCTAATGCTGATGGCAGTGGTTATTTCGTTTCATTGA GTGTGGTCAACAATAATCTCAAAACCAATGATCGGTTTACTGTTCCTGTTACTACTGCTGAGTTTGCTGTTATGCGGACAGCTTTCAGT TTTGCGCTGCCTCATATCATGGGATGGGATCGCTTCACTAATCAGCCTTCAGAAAGCATCTCTCAAAGCCCCTCAAAAGTGGTTCCACAACTTATGGAGACGGAGTGGGATAGATGA
- the LOC107825932 gene encoding single-stranded DNA-binding protein WHY2, mitochondrial isoform X7 produces the protein MAILKLAGFLRPSRNQLLHKRLPGEGVRDSIWQHAINTLAGKLTGRVFAPYSVFKGKAALSAEPRLPTFSKLDSGGVKLNRRGVIMLTFWPSVGERKYDWEKRQLFALSATEVGSLISIGTRDSCEFFHDPSMLSSNAGQVRKSLSFKPNADGSGYFVSLSVVNNNLKTNDRFTVPVTTAEFAVMRTAFSFALPHIMGWDRFTNQPSESISQSPSKVVPQLMETEWDR, from the exons ATGGCGATATTGAAACTCGCTGGATTCCTACGCCCCAG TAGGAATCAGTTGTTGCATAAGAGATTGCCTGGAGAGGGTGTCAGAGATTCCATATGGCAGCATGCCATCAACACTCTTGCAG GAAAATTGACAGGTCGAGTGTTTGCTCCCTACTCAGTATTTAAAGGCAAGGCGGCACTTTCTGCTGAACCTAGACTGCCCACATTTAGCAAACTGGAT tCTGGAGGTGTTAAACTCAATCGCCGTGGTGTCATTATGTTGACATTCTGGCCATCTGTTGGTGAGCGCAAATATGACTGGGAAAAGAGGCAG TTGTTTGCTTTATCAGCAACAGAGGTTGGATCATTGATAAGTATCGGGACCAgagattcttgtgaattcttcCATGATCCTTCAATGCTATCAAG CAATGCCGGTCAAGTAAGAAAGAGCTTGTCATTTAAGCCTAATGCTGATGGCAGTGGTTATTTCGTTTCATTGA GTGTGGTCAACAATAATCTCAAAACCAATGATCGGTTTACTGTTCCTGTTACTACTGCTGAGTTTGCTGTTATGCGGACAGCTTTCAGT TTTGCGCTGCCTCATATCATGGGATGGGATCGCTTCACTAATCAGCCTTCAGAAAGCATCTCTCAAAGCCCCTCAAAAGTGGTTCCACAACTTATGGAGACGGAGTGGGATAGATGA
- the LOC107825932 gene encoding single-stranded DNA-binding protein WHY2, mitochondrial isoform X3: MAILKLAGFLRPSRNQLLHKRLPGEGVRDSIWQHAINTLAGFSTVRQNIVADGKLTGRVFAPYSVFKGKAALSAEPRLPTFSKLDSGGVKLNRRGVIMLTFWPSVGERKYDWEKRQLFALSATEVGSLISIGTRDSCEFFHDPSMLSSNAGQVRKSLSFKPNADGSGYFVSLSVVNNNLKTNDRFTVPVTTAEFAVMRTAFSFALPHIMGWDRFTNQPSESISQSPSKVVPQLMETEWDR; this comes from the exons ATGGCGATATTGAAACTCGCTGGATTCCTACGCCCCAG TAGGAATCAGTTGTTGCATAAGAGATTGCCTGGAGAGGGTGTCAGAGATTCCATATGGCAGCATGCCATCAACACTCTTGCAGGTTTTTCTACTGTTAGACAGAATATTGTGGCTGATG GAAAATTGACAGGTCGAGTGTTTGCTCCCTACTCAGTATTTAAAGGCAAGGCGGCACTTTCTGCTGAACCTAGACTGCCCACATTTAGCAAACTGGAT tCTGGAGGTGTTAAACTCAATCGCCGTGGTGTCATTATGTTGACATTCTGGCCATCTGTTGGTGAGCGCAAATATGACTGGGAAAAGAGGCAG TTGTTTGCTTTATCAGCAACAGAGGTTGGATCATTGATAAGTATCGGGACCAgagattcttgtgaattcttcCATGATCCTTCAATGCTATCAAG CAATGCCGGTCAAGTAAGAAAGAGCTTGTCATTTAAGCCTAATGCTGATGGCAGTGGTTATTTCGTTTCATTGA GTGTGGTCAACAATAATCTCAAAACCAATGATCGGTTTACTGTTCCTGTTACTACTGCTGAGTTTGCTGTTATGCGGACAGCTTTCAGT TTTGCGCTGCCTCATATCATGGGATGGGATCGCTTCACTAATCAGCCTTCAGAAAGCATCTCTCAAAGCCCCTCAAAAGTGGTTCCACAACTTATGGAGACGGAGTGGGATAGATGA
- the LOC107825932 gene encoding single-stranded DNA-binding protein WHY2, mitochondrial isoform X8, translating to MAILKLAGFLRPRNQLLHKRLPGEGVRDSIWQHAINTLAGKLTGRVFAPYSVFKGKAALSAEPRLPTFSKLDSGGVKLNRRGVIMLTFWPSVGERKYDWEKRQLFALSATEVGSLISIGTRDSCEFFHDPSMLSSNAGQVRKSLSFKPNADGSGYFVSLSVVNNNLKTNDRFTVPVTTAEFAVMRTAFSFALPHIMGWDRFTNQPSESISQSPSKVVPQLMETEWDR from the exons ATGGCGATATTGAAACTCGCTGGATTCCTACGCCCCAG GAATCAGTTGTTGCATAAGAGATTGCCTGGAGAGGGTGTCAGAGATTCCATATGGCAGCATGCCATCAACACTCTTGCAG GAAAATTGACAGGTCGAGTGTTTGCTCCCTACTCAGTATTTAAAGGCAAGGCGGCACTTTCTGCTGAACCTAGACTGCCCACATTTAGCAAACTGGAT tCTGGAGGTGTTAAACTCAATCGCCGTGGTGTCATTATGTTGACATTCTGGCCATCTGTTGGTGAGCGCAAATATGACTGGGAAAAGAGGCAG TTGTTTGCTTTATCAGCAACAGAGGTTGGATCATTGATAAGTATCGGGACCAgagattcttgtgaattcttcCATGATCCTTCAATGCTATCAAG CAATGCCGGTCAAGTAAGAAAGAGCTTGTCATTTAAGCCTAATGCTGATGGCAGTGGTTATTTCGTTTCATTGA GTGTGGTCAACAATAATCTCAAAACCAATGATCGGTTTACTGTTCCTGTTACTACTGCTGAGTTTGCTGTTATGCGGACAGCTTTCAGT TTTGCGCTGCCTCATATCATGGGATGGGATCGCTTCACTAATCAGCCTTCAGAAAGCATCTCTCAAAGCCCCTCAAAAGTGGTTCCACAACTTATGGAGACGGAGTGGGATAGATGA
- the LOC107825932 gene encoding single-stranded DNA-binding protein WHY2, mitochondrial isoform X5, which translates to MAILKLAGFLRPSRNQLLHKRLPGEGVRDSIWQHAINTLAAGKLTGRVFAPYSVFKGKAALSAEPRLPTFSKLDSGGVKLNRRGVIMLTFWPSVGERKYDWEKRQLFALSATEVGSLISIGTRDSCEFFHDPSMLSSNAGQVRKSLSFKPNADGSGYFVSLSVVNNNLKTNDRFTVPVTTAEFAVMRTAFSFALPHIMGWDRFTNQPSESISQSPSKVVPQLMETEWDR; encoded by the exons ATGGCGATATTGAAACTCGCTGGATTCCTACGCCCCAG TAGGAATCAGTTGTTGCATAAGAGATTGCCTGGAGAGGGTGTCAGAGATTCCATATGGCAGCATGCCATCAACACTCTTGCAG CAGGAAAATTGACAGGTCGAGTGTTTGCTCCCTACTCAGTATTTAAAGGCAAGGCGGCACTTTCTGCTGAACCTAGACTGCCCACATTTAGCAAACTGGAT tCTGGAGGTGTTAAACTCAATCGCCGTGGTGTCATTATGTTGACATTCTGGCCATCTGTTGGTGAGCGCAAATATGACTGGGAAAAGAGGCAG TTGTTTGCTTTATCAGCAACAGAGGTTGGATCATTGATAAGTATCGGGACCAgagattcttgtgaattcttcCATGATCCTTCAATGCTATCAAG CAATGCCGGTCAAGTAAGAAAGAGCTTGTCATTTAAGCCTAATGCTGATGGCAGTGGTTATTTCGTTTCATTGA GTGTGGTCAACAATAATCTCAAAACCAATGATCGGTTTACTGTTCCTGTTACTACTGCTGAGTTTGCTGTTATGCGGACAGCTTTCAGT TTTGCGCTGCCTCATATCATGGGATGGGATCGCTTCACTAATCAGCCTTCAGAAAGCATCTCTCAAAGCCCCTCAAAAGTGGTTCCACAACTTATGGAGACGGAGTGGGATAGATGA
- the LOC107825932 gene encoding single-stranded DNA-binding protein WHY2, mitochondrial isoform X6 gives MAILKLAGFLRPRNQLLHKRLPGEGVRDSIWQHAINTLAAGKLTGRVFAPYSVFKGKAALSAEPRLPTFSKLDSGGVKLNRRGVIMLTFWPSVGERKYDWEKRQLFALSATEVGSLISIGTRDSCEFFHDPSMLSSNAGQVRKSLSFKPNADGSGYFVSLSVVNNNLKTNDRFTVPVTTAEFAVMRTAFSFALPHIMGWDRFTNQPSESISQSPSKVVPQLMETEWDR, from the exons ATGGCGATATTGAAACTCGCTGGATTCCTACGCCCCAG GAATCAGTTGTTGCATAAGAGATTGCCTGGAGAGGGTGTCAGAGATTCCATATGGCAGCATGCCATCAACACTCTTGCAG CAGGAAAATTGACAGGTCGAGTGTTTGCTCCCTACTCAGTATTTAAAGGCAAGGCGGCACTTTCTGCTGAACCTAGACTGCCCACATTTAGCAAACTGGAT tCTGGAGGTGTTAAACTCAATCGCCGTGGTGTCATTATGTTGACATTCTGGCCATCTGTTGGTGAGCGCAAATATGACTGGGAAAAGAGGCAG TTGTTTGCTTTATCAGCAACAGAGGTTGGATCATTGATAAGTATCGGGACCAgagattcttgtgaattcttcCATGATCCTTCAATGCTATCAAG CAATGCCGGTCAAGTAAGAAAGAGCTTGTCATTTAAGCCTAATGCTGATGGCAGTGGTTATTTCGTTTCATTGA GTGTGGTCAACAATAATCTCAAAACCAATGATCGGTTTACTGTTCCTGTTACTACTGCTGAGTTTGCTGTTATGCGGACAGCTTTCAGT TTTGCGCTGCCTCATATCATGGGATGGGATCGCTTCACTAATCAGCCTTCAGAAAGCATCTCTCAAAGCCCCTCAAAAGTGGTTCCACAACTTATGGAGACGGAGTGGGATAGATGA
- the LOC107825932 gene encoding single-stranded DNA-binding protein WHY2, mitochondrial isoform X2: protein MAILKLAGFLRPRNQLLHKRLPGEGVRDSIWQHAINTLAGFSTVRQNIVADAGKLTGRVFAPYSVFKGKAALSAEPRLPTFSKLDSGGVKLNRRGVIMLTFWPSVGERKYDWEKRQLFALSATEVGSLISIGTRDSCEFFHDPSMLSSNAGQVRKSLSFKPNADGSGYFVSLSVVNNNLKTNDRFTVPVTTAEFAVMRTAFSFALPHIMGWDRFTNQPSESISQSPSKVVPQLMETEWDR, encoded by the exons ATGGCGATATTGAAACTCGCTGGATTCCTACGCCCCAG GAATCAGTTGTTGCATAAGAGATTGCCTGGAGAGGGTGTCAGAGATTCCATATGGCAGCATGCCATCAACACTCTTGCAGGTTTTTCTACTGTTAGACAGAATATTGTGGCTGATG CAGGAAAATTGACAGGTCGAGTGTTTGCTCCCTACTCAGTATTTAAAGGCAAGGCGGCACTTTCTGCTGAACCTAGACTGCCCACATTTAGCAAACTGGAT tCTGGAGGTGTTAAACTCAATCGCCGTGGTGTCATTATGTTGACATTCTGGCCATCTGTTGGTGAGCGCAAATATGACTGGGAAAAGAGGCAG TTGTTTGCTTTATCAGCAACAGAGGTTGGATCATTGATAAGTATCGGGACCAgagattcttgtgaattcttcCATGATCCTTCAATGCTATCAAG CAATGCCGGTCAAGTAAGAAAGAGCTTGTCATTTAAGCCTAATGCTGATGGCAGTGGTTATTTCGTTTCATTGA GTGTGGTCAACAATAATCTCAAAACCAATGATCGGTTTACTGTTCCTGTTACTACTGCTGAGTTTGCTGTTATGCGGACAGCTTTCAGT TTTGCGCTGCCTCATATCATGGGATGGGATCGCTTCACTAATCAGCCTTCAGAAAGCATCTCTCAAAGCCCCTCAAAAGTGGTTCCACAACTTATGGAGACGGAGTGGGATAGATGA